A stretch of DNA from Methanolinea mesophila:
GGGCGGGCTCCGACCACCCGGTGGTAGCGGCCGGGAGCGGGGAGAAGATGCGGAATATCGACCTCGGCCCCCCGCTCCACATCCTGGTGGTACCGGCCCGGCTCCACGTGGTGGAGCAGGAGTACCTGGAGGCCTTTGCGGGCCTATGACGGTCCCTTCACCCTGCGACGAGCTCAGAGCCCGGCTTTCGGGAAGCAATGCACTCCACGCACCGGAGGGGAGCATCTTCCACCGGGAAGGAGAAGAGATCCTTGGAATGGCCCGGGCATATTGCAGGGATGCCGCAACGTTTTCCCGCGATTCCGACCTGGTGAACGAGTTCGCGGCCTGCTGGTACGCGCTCGCCTGGCTTGACTGCGGGGAATGCCTGGGAATCGTATCCACCTCCGGAGCCCGCCGGGAGTGGCCGCCGGGTCCTTCGGGGATCGGACCGGAGGAAAAGGAAAAACTCGACGAAAAGACGTTTCGTTACCAGCGGCTGCTCTCCGGAGCCTGCACCGGCCTGGAACCTGCCGCCGAGCGGGAGACGGTCCCGTGCGAGGCAGCGGACCGGGTCCTGACTGTCGGGCGGGTATTCCTCGCATGGGGTGGGGAGTATATCCGGATGGGCCAAATGGACGCCGCCCTCGCGTGCTTCAGTTACGGTCACGGGTGGCTGGACTGCGGGGTCCGGACCGGGCTGTTCAGGATTACCGGCGAACGGGACCTCTTCACGGTGTGATTTTCAGGCGCTCCCGGGGCTTCCCCCGCTATTGCGGCGACCCCACACGGGATATGCCTGGATTGTCAGGACAAGCGACTTCTAGCGGGTCAAGGAACCACATCCCGTTCACTGCCTCTCCCTTGGGAGAGGAGGAGCCCGGCCCGGAGGGTGACGAGCGGAGGGGACACTCGCCTGTCCCCGGTGCGAGGAAAGGGCGAGGGAGTGGGGCATGCTCACCAGTGCTTCCTGGTTTTTTTCATGTTCATTTGATGAACTCATCGGGAGGCTGTGCCACATGCTATCGTGGTGCATAGTCGCATAAACACGAGATTAAACCTATTATGTCCGGAGTTCTACATCCTGTCAATGGATCCGGTCAGGTGCACGGTCAAGGGAGTGTATGTGGCGGTGGGAGCCGCGGGGGCATCACCCGCGGTGATCCTGAATACGGGGGAGAACAGGTTCCTCCCCATCTATATCGGGCTCTGGGAGGCAATCTCCATCAATAACGCCCTGAACAACGAACTCTCCCCGAGGCCGCTCACCCACGACCTTTTCGTGGAGTTTTTCAAAAAATTCAATATCCGGCTCCTCTCCCTGAAGATCGATTCCCTTGAGGAGGGGGTATATTATGCCACCATGCTGCTTGACCGGGACTCGGTCGAGGCGACCATGGACTGCCGGCCAAGCGACGGGATCGCGCTCTCCGTCCGGTGCGATGCCGAGATCCTCATCGACCCCGGGGTGGTGGAATCGTCCTCGGTCCCCTTCGACGAGCTTCCCCGGTTAGTCGATCTCAATTCGTATTTCTCGGGTTAATTATACGGTCTGTGGATTTCCTGAACATGCCAGGCAGAATTATTTCTTCCGGGCCGCAAGCTCGTCGAGGACTTCGTCGAACTCCACGCCGGCGCCCCGGAGCGCGACCATGAGGTGGAACTGCAGGTCCGCCGCCTCTTCGACGATCCTCGCCCTTTCCCCGTTCTTCACCGCGATGATGAACTCGGTCGCCTCTTCGCCGACCTTCTCGAGCGCCTTGTCGATCCCCTTTGCATGAGTCGCGAGGCCGGACACGTAGGACCCGGGACTTGGGTTATTGTACCGGTCGTCGATGACCGCCCATAGTTCCCCGAGCTGGTCGCACGGGCTCATTCCGCCGCCTCCGTGAGGAGTACCTCACCGATCTCCAGGTTGAAAAACCTCCTGGTGAGGAGCCGCGCCTTCTCGATATTGCAGCCGCCTTTCCCGATGGCGATCCCGAGGTCGCTCTTTCGCCTGACATACACGTTCAGGTGACCGCTCGCCGGGTCATGCTCCACCCGCTCCACCTCTGCCGGCTTGAAGATATTCGTGACGAACTCATCGCGGTCTTCGGAGTATTCCACCATCTCCACCCGCTTTCCGAGGACATTCTGGAGTCTTTTAATATTTTCTCCTTTCTTCCCGATTGCAAGCCCCATATCACCCTGTTTCACGATATAGATGACGCGTTCGAACCTGTCGTCGATGATACAATCAAGGGCGGTGGATTTGGTGAGTATACGTAATTCTTCGATATATCTTCGTTCTTTAAATCCGATACTACGATCCATTTATAAATCCTGCATAATATATTCCCGATCTCCCATTAAATGTATTGGTTTCGGCCACAGGATGTGCCGAATGGATATTATCGTTACGATTCCGGCCTGTTTCCGACTGTGGCCAAAGGATACAGAACTTTACCAGGTCATCAGATGCCGGCCCCCGACAGGTGTCACATCGGTAGCATTGGTAGGTCGATTGTTGCGTCCCGTAGCGATAGGTGTCTTTTCCGGAATATGAAACTTTTTTAGTTCCGGAACCAGGTTCCAGGATACATGCGGGGTTATTCCGGGAGGCCGGTCATGGAGGACGCTCGAGGTGGGGTGAAATCTCACGGCGTAGCCGGTCACGCTTCGTGAATAACGCGACGGCCCACTGGTGATCAAAAAAGATTAATTTATGAGATAGTTTACCGACACCGTAGCACTTACCGTGACCTGGCCCGGTTCGACGGGGGTCGGGACCGCCGCGGACATGTCCGCCGCACCCGCATTTACCGAGCGGTACATCACCGGCGGGTAATAGGATCCCACGGTGGCGTCCTGCACCCCGATGATAGTCACCCCGAGGGCTGCCGCGACTGCGTCCGCGTCGGCCCGGGTGCGTGTGACCGCCTCGGTAAGGACCTCGTTACGGAGCGATTGCTCCTTTTCGGGGCTCAGACTGAACGCGATGTTCTGCACCTGGTTCGCACCGGCTGCGATCGCGGCATCGATCACCGCACCGGTCATGCCTACATCGGTCAGCGTGACCTGCACGGTGTTGGTGACCTGGTAATACTTCACCTTCTGGCCGAAGAGGTTCGAGCTCTGGTCATACACAGGGTAGACCGAATATCCCGTGGTCTGGATGTTCTCCTTCGGGACTCCGGTCGCGAGGATGGCATCCACCACCTTGTTCATGATCTGTGCGTTCTCCTGCTGTGCGGTCATCACGTCGGCGTTCTCGGTCTGGACCCCGAGATACACGTCGGCACGGTCAGGCGTTGCAAGCACTTCTCCCGTTGCAGAGGTGGAGATGGTCTTCACATCGGGCGAGACCCCGGTCTGTGCCGTGACGGGTGCGAAGCAGAGTGCGCAGAGCACCATGATCACCGCCGCCATGAGCGTTATTTTTCGCGTTAAATAACTCATACGGCATAGTAGCACACAAATATTCAAAAACTTTTCTTAAAATGCGAAAATATTCGCAATTATCTGGAAGACCCGCCCTCCCGCTCACCCATGAAACCTCCCGGCCTGGCAAAAGTAGAATAGTCTGGAAAGACCATGAATATGTGAATTTTATGGGCAAGACCATAGTTGAGAAGATATTCTCTTCCCGTTGCGGAAGGGACGTGGAGGCAGGGGAGGTTGTCATGGCGCCGATAGATGCGGCGATGATCCATGACATCACCGGCCCCCTGGCCATCCAGAAGTTCCGTGAGATGAACGGCGGCAGGGTCTTTGACAAGAAGGGTGTCATCATCCTTTTCGACCACCAGGTCCCGGCGGATTCGATCCCTGCAGCCGAGAATCATGCATACATGCGGCAGTTTGCAAAGGAGCAGGATATTCACAACTATGATCTTCGGGAAGGGGTCTGCCACCAGGTGGTTATGGAGAAGGGTCTTGCCACCCCGGGTAAGATCGTGGTGGGTGCCGACTCCCATACCTGCATGTACGGTGCCGGAGGAGCGTTCGCGACCGGGATCGGGTCCACGGACATGGGATTTGTCCTGAAGTTCGGGGCCCTCTACTTCCGGGTGCCTCAGACGATCCTGGCCCGGGTGAAGGGCACGTTCCAGCCCCGGGTTGGGGCAAAAGACCTGATACTCTCCATCGTCCACGATATCGGGGCCGACGGGGCGACCTACCAGGCGGTGGAGTTCGCGGGCCCGACGATCCGCGACATGGACATGGCGGGCAGGATGACCTGCTGCAACATGGCCATCGAGATGGGAGGAAAGGCCGGGATTGTGGCCCCGGACGAGACGACCTGGGCGTACTTTAAGGAAAGAAGCGACGTCGCCCCGTTCCCGCTGGAAAGCGACCCGGATGCGAAGTATTCCGGGGTCCGGGACTACGACGTGAGCAGGCTTGCCCCGCAGGTGGCGGTCCCCCACAATGTCGACCAGGGAGTGGACGTGAAGGAGGTGGCCGGGACACACGTCGACCAGGTCTTCATCGGCTCCTGCACGAACGGGCGTTTCGAGGACCTCGCGGAGGCCGCAGAGGTGCTCGGGACCCACAGGTTCTCGGACGAGGTCCGGGTCCTGATCATCCCGGCATCGCGGGACGAGTACCTGAAGGCACTCAGGGCCGGGTTGATCGAGCGGTTCGTGGAAGCGGGAGCCCTCGTAGAAGCTCCCTGCTGCGGCCCCTGCATGGGGGGTGCGATCGGGCTGATCGGGCCCGGAGAGGTCTCGCTCTCCACCTCGAACAGGAACTTCAAGGGCAGGCAGGGGAGTGCGGAGGGGAAGGTATACCTCTGCTCTCCGGCTACCGCCGCGGCAAGTGCCATCTATGGCGAGATCACCGACCCGAGGGAGGTGCGGTCATGAGGGCATGGAAATTCGGGGACAACATCGATACCGATGCGATCATCCCCGGGAGGTTCCTGACCATCTACGACCCGAAGGAGCTCGCCTCCCACGCGTTCGAGGGGATCAGGCATGAATTCGCGAAGTCCGTCCGGCCGGGAGACGTGATCGTGGCCGGGCGTAACTTCGGGTGCGGCTCCTCAAGGGAGCACGCCCCTCATGCACTCTCCGGGGCCGGCGTCCGGTTCGTCATCGCCCGCACGTTCGCCCGCATATTCTACCGGAACGCCATCAATGTGGGGCTGCTCCCCCTGGTATGCGAGGACGCCGACAGGATCCGGGACGGTGCGGAGATCTCGGTCGATATCGAAAAGGGATTCGTCGAATCGGAGGGGGCGAGGTATCGCATCGAGCCCGTCCCCGACTTCCTCCAGCAGATCGTCAATGCCGGAGGGCTGGTTGACTACGCGAAGGACTTAACCGAGGTGGAGACATGTACAGGATCGCGTCGATAGGCGGGGACGGCATCGGCCCCGAGATCATCACCGAAGGAAAGAAGGTGGTGGAGGCCGCGGGGGATGCCTACGGCTTCGGGGTTGCGTGGGAGGACTTCGATATCGGCGCCGAGAGGTATCTCTCCACCGGGGACGTTCTCACCGAGGAGGACCTTTCCGAGCTGGCAAAATTCAGGGCGATCTATTTCGGTGCGATAGGCGACGACCGGGTAAAGCCGGGGATCCTGGAGAAGGGGATCCTGCTCCGGCTCCGGTTCCATTTCGACCAGTACATCAACCTGCGGCCTATCCGGCTGCTCCATGGAGTATCCACCCCTCTCGCCGGGAAAAGTCCCGATGATATCGATTTCGTGGTGGTTCGTGAGAACACCGAGGACTTCTACGTGGGTATCGGCTCCCGGTTCACGGGACACGAGAAGAAGACCCTGGACGTTTTCCGGGAGATGTACCAGGTGCGGTTCGGGCTCGACGTAGAGAGCGATGCCGAGGAGATCGCCTACCAGATCGGGGTCATCACCCGGGAAGGCGCGAGGAGGGCGATCAAATACTCCTTCGACCTGGCCGGGAAGCGGAGGAAGAAAGTGACCTCGGTGGATAAAGCCAATGTACTCTCGGAGGTCTACGGCCTGTGGAGGGATGTATTTACAGGAGTTGCGTCGGAATATCCCGGGATCCAGACCGAGTTCAATTTCGTCGATGCCGTTACCATGTGGTTCGTAAAGAACCCGGAGTGGTTCGACGTGGTGGTCACCCCGAACATGTTCGGGGATATCATCACCGACCTCGGGGCCATGATCCAGGGGGGTATGGGGCTCGCCCCCGGCGGGAACATCAACCCGTCCGGGACCTCCATGTTCGAACCTATCCACGGTTCTGCCCCGAAATACAAGGGAATGGGAGTGGCGAACCCCTTCGCCACCATATGGGCCGGCGCCATGATGCTCGAGCACATCGGGGAACCGGCAGCGGGGGCAGCGATCGTATCGGCCATAGAGCGGGCCATCGCGGAGAAGAAGGTCACCCGCGACATGGGCGGGTCGCTCTCCACCTCGGAGGTCGGGGATTTCGTAGCCTCGGCAGTGAAAAAATAATTTTTTTGCTCTGGTGAAATCCTTCTCCCAACGCGCTCAGGGGAAATGCGAGGGTGACTATGGTTTCGATCTTATGAGATGCCCTGAAACCGTCATTCTCCACGGGGCAGGGGTCGACAGACCCCGGGCACCCGTGGCCCCATCACCATCCCACGTCCATCCGATCAGGCTATCAACAGAGCCGGAATTTTATTTTTGTTATTGAGAAGGCAGGGATGCCATGAGGGCATAGAAAAATTCCGGTTTCCTTAACGTAAAGAGCCCGTACCATGCGTCGAGGGTTGCGGGATTCATGACATCCAGTTTCCTGAATATGCTGTAGGCAAATTCAACCGGTGCAAGCCCGCTTCCCGTGATAAGGTTCCCGTCTGTCACTGCAGGCTCTGTCCGGTAAAATTGCGCTCCTTTGTATCCGGGGCAGAACATTTTGAGCGCTCCGGGATCATTGCTGGTGTGGGGCCGGTTGTCAAGCAGCCCGGCATTGGCCAGGCCGAGGGTAGCCCCGCAGATTGCTGCAACAACCATCTCCTGCTCCAGGAGCGTGGCTACCTTACTGATAATCGGCGCATGGGCGGGATCAAGCCAGGTGTCTGCGCCGGGCAGGATCAGGAGATCTCCTTTTTTTGCCCTGATATTCTCAATGGTGATATCCGGTGTCAACTTCAGTCCGCCCATCGTCGTTATCGTATCCAGGGATTTTCCGCACAGGACAACATCGTACTTCAGCGACGGGTCTTTGAGATACCTTCCGGAATGGAGTTCGCCAAGGGCATGGCCGGTTTCCCAGTCGGAAAGCGTATCAAGGATATAGAGATAGAGTATCGGCATTTGGCATCACTTTCGCCATCAACACTTGGCAAGGCGGGATATCAATTTTACTTCCTTAAATTACCGGCAATTTAAAAAAAAGTGCGCGGTTGAAATCCGAAATTAAAAAGGGGGATTTTTTTCTTCTGTCCCCACCGCTTCACACGGTCTAATTGTACGAAGTACCTGATTTATGCGGCCATCTCTCCCCCGGCCCGCCTGACCTGGTAGCGGGGGGAGAAGAGCCCGGAGTATTCGGTGATGGTGTGATCGCGGGGGATGTTCTGGCTCGCCCGGGGCGGGAGCTCCGCGATCGGCGCGAACCGTTCGTCGCGGCTGAGCACGGCCCGGAGCGAATCGAGCGAGAGGGTGAACCGGTCCCCGTTCACCAGCTCGATGTTCAGCGCCCGGCCGGACCTGGAGATACTCGCATTCCCTGCAGTCCCGTCGAGATACTGCATCCAGTTCTGCCTGATTCGCTCGACACTCGCAGAAAATCCGCCCGAAAGGAGATCGTGCAGCCCGGCGAGACGCATCCCCAGGGTCGCGCCATGGATCCGGAGCTCCACGATCTCACGGGGGATACCCTCTTCATCGAGGACCGTCAGGCCGTTTCGCTGCAGATATCCTGCTCGTTTCATTTCCACCGTCTCCTTGTGACAATCCAACATCTGGCGGAAAATGCATATAAAGGCTCGATATGCGCAGGGTGAAAGTGAAAAGAAGGTCCGACCGGTCGGAGAGTAACGCCTATACCCGTTTCTTTTCGTCGATACAGGCATTAATGGCGTCTTCCATGAAGGACAGCGCCCCTTCGGTCCCCGCAAGGGGAGTGGCCCTGAGCCTGACCCTGCCCCGGAGCGGAGGGGTTATCCCTACGAACGGGGTGCCCGGCATGAGCGACTGTTCGAACGAAGACCCTGCGATAAGGTCGGGAGGGTCCGCCCGGAGGATCTCCTCCTCGACCCCCAGATCCAGGACCTGCCGGATCCCGCGGTCACCGGTGGTTGAACCGGGCGGACTTCCTGGCGGCGTTCCGGGAGGTTTCCCGGTCTGAGTCAATGCCCCGTTTCCAGGCGGGTTCCGGGAGAAGATCCCGGTGATCCCGGCGTCGAGGTACGTTGAGAGCATATCCGCGGCGAATCCCGCATAGCCCGCCTGGGCAAATATCGCGACGGAGGGAGGGTCGTACCGGCGGAGGTACTTGTCGCACGCCCGGACCACCCGTTCCTCGGCCTCCCGGAGTTCTTCCTCGAGGACACCGGTATCGGCGTCAGGGAACCGGAGGGAGAGCCCGGGAAGGCTCCCCCGTATCGCGGGGAACCCAAGCATCGACCCGATCTCCTCGCCGAACCGTCCGGCGATGTCGGGATTCGCGGAGAGCGTTGCCGGGGGAAGGCGGGAGAGGGAGGAGAACCTGTCCCGGCAGAGCACCGCTCCCACCCGGATCCCTGCGAGGGAACAGAGCCTCCTGATCTCAAGTTCATTCCCCCTTCCGAAAGGATCCGCGGCGCTGATCCCTGCGAGGGTTACCCCGGAGTGCTCCGGGTCGCTCCGGAGGGGCAGTGCCTCGAGTGCCGCGGAGAAGCCCTGTTCGAACTCCCCCATGAACCCCGGGCTGTCCACCACCAGGATATCGTCCCTCCCGGTGATGCGGTGGATATCGTCTCCGGTCAGGGCGGTCGCGCAGGTGGTCACCACCGCGAGCCGGTCGAACCGGGGAAGCAGCCGCTCCACCGTTTCCCTGACCCGTTCCTCGGCCCCGAAGACTACGTCCTCCTCCACGAGAAAGGTGGAGGAGAGGTCGGTCCGGAGCACGGTCGCCGGGTAGAAGTAACACCCGCTCGACCCGTGGATGATCACCCCGAGCCCCGAGAACCCGGAGAGGCACGCGACCGCACCCGCCATAGCGCAGGGCCAGAGCGGGTTCTCCCCTTCATGCACGGGTCCTCGCCCTCCACCGGTGGAGCACCCGTCGGACCCCGGAAGTGCCCGCAGGGAACGGGGACGGGAGGGGGAGGGAGGCTCCCCGCTCGTCGACCGAGAGGTCGAACAGTTCCGCGAGCTCGCGGACGGCCTCCTGCTCTCCGGGATCCGTCACTCCCTCGAGCCTCACCGACCTGCCTCTGATGTCCCCGAACTCCTCGACGAGAGCCCGCTGGCGTCTTTTTTCCTTCTCCAACGCCGGGTCTGCCGTTTTCCCCTCTGACTCCGCAACCTGACTTAAAAAGACGAGCGTCCCTTCGAGACCAAGGGGAAATGAAGAGATAAACGGGGTCCCGAACCGGACCTCAAGGGCCTCCCCGACGGGGGTGAGCCCCGTCTCCCGGAGGATGTTTAATGACCCCCTCCCGAGGAGCCCGACCTCCCGGGAATCGATCTCCCGGACGAACCGGAGCCGGACCTCCACCCCGAGGAGCGAGAGCAGCCTGACAATCTCGGCATAGTTCTGGTCCACCTCGTACTCCAGGTTCTTCTCCCCCACAAGGGTGATTCCCCCGGGTCCTTCCCGGGCCGGCCGGCCATGGTCTTCCATGGTCGCGAGGGCGATCAGGGCATTCCTCTCCCCGTCGTGGAACCCCCCGCCGAGGAACCCGGAGGTGGGGATGTGGACCACCGGGACGGGCCGGTCCTCCCTGCAGACCATGGCGGTGTCGTCCCCGATGGTATCGGCGACACAGCTGGTGAGCACGAAGATGCACGCCGGGTCCATCTGCACGGCCCGGTGAAGCGCCCGCTCGAGGGCTTCTTCCCCCCCGAAGACCACGTCCTTCTCGGTGACCATGGACGAGAGAATCCGGGGCGGAGGTCTTCCCCGGTCCACGGCGACCGTATGGAAGAGCGAAAAATTGTGGTGGGCGCAGCCCCGGGGCCCGTGAATTATGCTGACCGCGTCACGGACCGCCGTGGTGATCGAGAGGGCCCCGGTGAGGGTGCATCCTTCAGATCGCGATGAACTCATATGCGAGGGATTCCAGTTCCTCGATCTCGAGCGGCTCGGGGACGTCGAGCCGGGTGTTCTCCAGGACTTTTCCTGCAAGGTCCCGGTAGGCGCCCGCCTGCGAGGATTCGGGGGCGTATTCGATCACGGTCATCTTGTTCAGTTCCGCGAGCTGGACCACCGGGTCCCGGGGGATGAACTGTACCATGGTGCTCCCGATCTGCTCGGCGAAGCGGGCCACGAGCTCGTCCTCCCGGGGAAGGTTCTTCGCGTTGCAGATCACGCCCGCGAGGCGCGTCTTGCTCTTCGCACGCGACGAGAGCCGTTTTATGGCCTTGCAGATGTTGTTCGCCGCGTAGAGGGACATCAGCTCCCCCGAAGTGACCAGGTAGACCTCCTCGGCATAGCCCTCCCGCATGGGCATGGCGAATCCCCCGCACACCACGTCCCCGAGCACGTCGTACACCACCACGTCCCCGTGGAGCGCCCCGAGCCGCTCCAGGATCTGGAACGTGGCGATGATCCCCCTCCCGGCACACCCGACGCCGGGTTCGGGCCCGCCCGCTTCCACGCAACGGACGCCCCGGTAGCCCTCGAAGACCACGTCGTCCAGGGTGAGGGAGCGGTCGCCCCGTTCCCTGACCAGGTCCATCACGGTAGGGATCAGCCGGCCCCTCATCAGCATCCGGGTGCTGTCACGTTTCGGGTCGCACCCGATCTGCAGGATATCCAGGCCCCGGTCCGAGAGCGCGGCTGAAAGATTTGCAGATGTCGTCGATTTTCCAATCCCTCCCTTCCCGTAGAGGGCTATCTGCTTCATTGGGTACTACTTGGCGTCGTTCGTTTATTAGATATTCTGATGTTAAAAAAAGTACACTTGCGTTAGCCTGATTTTGACCCGATTTTCAGTCCGTACCACGGAACAGGGCCATCAGCATCACGATCACGGGGATCACTTCCAGCCGGCCGATCCACATCACGATGATAAAGACCCATTTCGAGACGAACGGCATGGTGGGGGAGACGTATCCGGCAGAGAGCCCGCACGAGGAGAAGGCCGAGACGATATCGAAGACCAGTCCGGTCACCCCGATGGAGATCAGGTGGAACTGGAGGATGATCAGGGTCGCCACGACGACCGTCAGCACCGCGAGGATGATGACCAGCATGTTCTTCGCGAGTTCGGGTTCCGCGACCTTGTTGGAGATGGTGTGCCCCCCGAACTTGAACGGCACGAGCACCTTCCCCCGGACGAACGCCCGACGGAACCACCAGATGATTCCCCGGTATCCGAGCGCGATGCGGGAGAGTTTCACCCCGCCGGCGGTACTGCCCGACGACCCGCCGATGAAGACCAGCATGGTGAGGAAGATCACCGTGACGCTCGCGTAGAGATGGATGTTCCCGTTCTGGAACCCGGTGGTGCTCACCGCGGCAGTGGTCATGAACAACCCCTGGCGGATCGCCTCGGAGACCGTGTAGTGCTCCAGGAAATAGAGGTCGCCGATCACGATCAGGGCCCCGAAGATGATGAAGGTGAGAAGGAGTTTCACCTGTTCGTCCGAGAAGAGGGAGATCTTCCGCTTGCGGTACATGGTGTACCAGATGAGGAACGGGGTTGAGCCTATCACCATCACCGGAATTAAGAGCGCCTCGAGAAGGGCGCTGTGGTAGTAGAGGATCCCGCCGGGGTGGGGGATGAACCCCCCGGTGGAGATCCCGGAAAGCCCCAGGTTGATCGCGTCCCACAGCGGGATCCTCGCCATGAGGACCAGGCCGATGGCGAGCAGGGTAAGAACGATGTAACTCGCCCAGATCTGCCTCCCGGTGGAGATCACGTTGGGGAGGATACGCTCGCTCCGGGAGTCCGACCGGAAATACGAGGGCTGGAAGAGTGCGGAGCGGTTCGCCACGGTGATAGTGAGCGCGATCACCCCGAACCCCCCGATCCACTGCATGTACACCCGCCAGAATGCGAGGCTCCGGGGGAGGTCCTGGGGAGCGGAGAGAAGGGTGAACCCGGTCCCGGTCCACCCTGCCATCGCCTCGAAGAACGCGTCGGTGAAGGTCATCCCGCTATACAGGATGAACGGGATGCAGCTGACGAGGGCGAAGGCGAGCCAGACAAGGGCAACCGAGCTATAGGCAGATGAGAGACGGATCTCCCTTCCCAGACGGGGGATATGGTTGAGCAGGATGCCGAGGACAAAGAAGAGGGCGGGGACGGTGGCCATCGGCAGGATCATCTGCCACTCCTGGAATATCAGGGCTACCGCGAGGGGTACCAGGGTGAGGGGGGAGACGAAGAGCAGCATGCCGCCCAGCTCTCCGAAAACCGTGGAAAAATACTGGATCCTGCCCATCTGTACACAGATGGAGGGATATCCACAAAATGCTTTTCGAAGCGGGGAGCCGGGATCCCCCCTCCTTCAGGGATGAATCTTACCGGAGGGAGCGATTTTTTCTTTCGGTGCCGGACAGCCCGACCCGCGTGGATCAGGACAAAGGCATTCGCCCGGGGAGTTCCCGGATGATCCGTACCGGCCAGCCCGATCCTCGTGGATCAGGACGAGTCATTCACCTGGGTAGTTCCCGGATGATCCATCCGGGAAGCGTAAGGGATTCCTTCGATCCTCCGGCCGGCCGGAGCGGAAAGGGCAGCCGCGGCATCGTCATTTTCGGTTTTTCAGTTCTCTTTTCATCCGGGCGAGCGTCTTCTCGAGGACCTCCTCGCTCATCCCGGGGTCCCTGAAACGGGTGAATCGTTCGCAAACCAGATCGGGACATTTCCCGCAGTGCGAAAGCCCGCGAAGGTTGACGCAGCAGTCATAGACCGGACACAGGTCCGCCCCGACATACGCCGTCCAGAACGGTTTTCCGCGGGTCTTTTCACACCCGGCACATTCGCGTCCCAGATGCTCGCAATCGCTGCACGAGTACCCGCAGACCATCTCGATCTGTTCACTCATCACCGGATCGTCTTCAGGTTGACCACTTAAATACTCCCCCTGCATTGTGAAAGTCCTGAACTCAACCCGGGGAGCTGTCGGGGAGCTAATCTTCTCCGCAGGAGACCCGGAACGGGCGATCCGGGTCCCGGATCTCCAGCCAGCGGGATATGATCCGGATCGCGAGGATAATGCGGATGCACGCGGTGGCGTTCACCGTATCGTCGGGATGGACGAGGCCTGGGGGATACACGCCGGTCTGCCGTGCGACGCAGCCTTCGAGGCCGGAGATCACCTCCTTTCCCGGTTCGCCATCGAAGGTGAGGGTGGCCACCTTCCTCCCGAACAGTTCCCTCTTCCGGTACTCGAAGAGGAAGTTCCCGTCCGGGAGGGAGAAGAGCCTGCCGAGGTCGATCCGAAGATCCGCATCGTCGCCGGCGAGCTCGTTCCGGGCGAGGGAGAGCGAGACCCGGTACACGTCCCGAAGCCAGCCGAGGTCCCGCCCGAACCGGGAGAACCCGATCTCCACCAGCGCATCGGCGTACGACTTCTGGGGGGCGATGAAG
This window harbors:
- the hisE gene encoding phosphoribosyl-ATP diphosphatase produces the protein MSPCDQLGELWAVIDDRYNNPSPGSYVSGLATHAKGIDKALEKVGEEATEFIIAVKNGERARIVEEAADLQFHLMVALRGAGVEFDEVLDELAARKK
- a CDS encoding 3-isopropylmalate dehydratase large subunit, producing MGKTIVEKIFSSRCGRDVEAGEVVMAPIDAAMIHDITGPLAIQKFREMNGGRVFDKKGVIILFDHQVPADSIPAAENHAYMRQFAKEQDIHNYDLREGVCHQVVMEKGLATPGKIVVGADSHTCMYGAGGAFATGIGSTDMGFVLKFGALYFRVPQTILARVKGTFQPRVGAKDLILSIVHDIGADGATYQAVEFAGPTIRDMDMAGRMTCCNMAIEMGGKAGIVAPDETTWAYFKERSDVAPFPLESDPDAKYSGVRDYDVSRLAPQVAVPHNVDQGVDVKEVAGTHVDQVFIGSCTNGRFEDLAEAAEVLGTHRFSDEVRVLIIPASRDEYLKALRAGLIERFVEAGALVEAPCCGPCMGGAIGLIGPGEVSLSTSNRNFKGRQGSAEGKVYLCSPATAAASAIYGEITDPREVRS
- a CDS encoding bifunctional nuclease family protein, whose product is MDPVRCTVKGVYVAVGAAGASPAVILNTGENRFLPIYIGLWEAISINNALNNELSPRPLTHDLFVEFFKKFNIRLLSLKIDSLEEGVYYATMLLDRDSVEATMDCRPSDGIALSVRCDAEILIDPGVVESSSVPFDELPRLVDLNSYFSG
- a CDS encoding SIMPL domain-containing protein codes for the protein MSYLTRKITLMAAVIMVLCALCFAPVTAQTGVSPDVKTISTSATGEVLATPDRADVYLGVQTENADVMTAQQENAQIMNKVVDAILATGVPKENIQTTGYSVYPVYDQSSNLFGQKVKYYQVTNTVQVTLTDVGMTGAVIDAAIAAGANQVQNIAFSLSPEKEQSLRNEVLTEAVTRTRADADAVAAALGVTIIGVQDATVGSYYPPVMYRSVNAGAADMSAAVPTPVEPGQVTVSATVSVNYLIN
- a CDS encoding 3-isopropylmalate dehydratase small subunit; translated protein: MRAWKFGDNIDTDAIIPGRFLTIYDPKELASHAFEGIRHEFAKSVRPGDVIVAGRNFGCGSSREHAPHALSGAGVRFVIARTFARIFYRNAINVGLLPLVCEDADRIRDGAEISVDIEKGFVESEGARYRIEPVPDFLQQIVNAGGLVDYAKDLTEVETCTGSRR
- a CDS encoding 3-isopropylmalate dehydrogenase translates to MYRIASIGGDGIGPEIITEGKKVVEAAGDAYGFGVAWEDFDIGAERYLSTGDVLTEEDLSELAKFRAIYFGAIGDDRVKPGILEKGILLRLRFHFDQYINLRPIRLLHGVSTPLAGKSPDDIDFVVVRENTEDFYVGIGSRFTGHEKKTLDVFREMYQVRFGLDVESDAEEIAYQIGVITREGARRAIKYSFDLAGKRRKKVTSVDKANVLSEVYGLWRDVFTGVASEYPGIQTEFNFVDAVTMWFVKNPEWFDVVVTPNMFGDIITDLGAMIQGGMGLAPGGNINPSGTSMFEPIHGSAPKYKGMGVANPFATIWAGAMMLEHIGEPAAGAAIVSAIERAIAEKKVTRDMGGSLSTSEVGDFVASAVKK
- a CDS encoding NusA-like transcription termination signal-binding factor; translated protein: MDRSIGFKERRYIEELRILTKSTALDCIIDDRFERVIYIVKQGDMGLAIGKKGENIKRLQNVLGKRVEMVEYSEDRDEFVTNIFKPAEVERVEHDPASGHLNVYVRRKSDLGIAIGKGGCNIEKARLLTRRFFNLEIGEVLLTEAAE
- a CDS encoding DUF357 domain-containing protein, with protein sequence MTVPSPCDELRARLSGSNALHAPEGSIFHREGEEILGMARAYCRDAATFSRDSDLVNEFAACWYALAWLDCGECLGIVSTSGARREWPPGPSGIGPEEKEKLDEKTFRYQRLLSGACTGLEPAAERETVPCEAADRVLTVGRVFLAWGGEYIRMGQMDAALACFSYGHGWLDCGVRTGLFRITGERDLFTV